From Tripterygium wilfordii isolate XIE 37 chromosome 16, ASM1340144v1, whole genome shotgun sequence, one genomic window encodes:
- the LOC119980801 gene encoding uncharacterized protein LOC119980801 — protein sequence MFSRIDARDLLEKKHPADWWNTYGDDVPELQRFAIRVLSLTCSSSGCERNWSAFEMVHTKKRNRLHQKKMNDLVFVMYNSKLKNKKFRSMELPTFEDIGSDNEWITEGGVDVPSPNEDVNAQIVEPVGNDGIHDMTIELDSNPIEDEDIEENVNMEEGEGDEYNGSDGGGSGEDDDLDDLC from the exons ATGTTTTCTAGGATTGATGCTAGGGATTTATTAGAGAAAAAGCATCCTGCTGATTGGTGGAACACTTATGGAGATGATGTTCCCGAACTTCAAAGATTTGCTATTCGAGTGCTTAGTTTAACTTGTAGCTCTTCTGGATGCGAGCGTAACTGGAGTGCATTTGAGATG GTTCATACCAAGAAAAGGAATCGTCTTCaccaaaagaagatgaatgacTTGGTGTTTGTGATGTACAATTCCAAattgaagaataagaaatttaGAAGTATGGAGTTGCCAACCTTTGAAGATATTGGTTCAGATAATGAATGGATCACGGAGGGAGGTGTGGATGTTCCTTCTCCTAATGAGGATGTCAATGCTCAAATTGTTGAACCGGTTGGAAATGATGGGATTCATGATATGACaattgaacttgatagcaacccaattgaggatgaagatatagaagaaaatgtgaatatggaggagggagagggagatgaaTATAATGGGAGTGATGGTGGTGGGAGTGGTGAAGATGATGATCTTGATGATTTGTGTTAA
- the LOC119980799 gene encoding uncharacterized protein LOC119980799: MDTRSDLIALPSTTLGEGGDHTAPGKRLSSSSSASCSSSGDPFELDANKADKSAPRTAERSNHGKHSQLASDFSEDDIPISSMPPSDHPDPMNPNNGSSTQSLPTQMLQQVSDDVANATPSAYRIPPSVFARTNTNAPMEWSVTSNESLFSLHMGNMSFTRDQLLWMGKSGELGLAGDPTIMYGQMMDFSSNQPPTPVTGKSTELIDLSSNQPPSTSKSTELIDCSSDQPPIRKSTEVERRNADLEARFGVTETTAAATMMEVIRENDANAPSKEKPSQAKEPTTRSSSISRNSDCSGGASVRSFAFPIVTGDANKSGSLKVRSEKRKQQSQSPKVSSEPNQELQPQTPKPEDANKSPKPKPSGNASQRKWLSCFSCCQFCS; the protein is encoded by the exons ATGGACACTCGTAGTGATTTGATCGCACTTCCTTCCACGACTCTTGGTGAAGGTGGTGATCATACAGCTCCAGGCAAAAGATTAAGCTCCTCTTCATCTGCATCGTGTTCGTCATCTGGAGACCCTTTCGAATTGGATGCAAATAAAGCTGATAAATCTGCCCCGAGAACAGCGGAGAGGTCAAACCATGGAAAACATAGTCAGTTAGCTTCAGATTTtagtgaagatgatattccAATCAGCTCAATGCCACCCTCAGATCATCCTGATCCTATGAACCCAAACAATGGCTCATCAACGCAATCCCTGCCAACGCAGATGCTGCAGCAAGTCAGTGATGATGTTGCTAATGCTACGCCTTCCGCATACAGGATCCCACCTTCTGTATTTGCTAGAACCAATACTAATGCTCCTATGGAGTGGAGTGTTACTTCCAATGAATCATTGTTCAGTCTTCACATGGGAAACATGAGTTTCACTCGAGACCAATTATTATGGATGGGTAAATCAGGAGAGCTAGGATTGGCGGGCGATCCTACCATTATGTACGGACAGATGATGGATTTCTCAAGCAATCAGCCTCCAACTCCAGTAACTGGAAAATCAACTGAATTAATTGATCTTTCAAGCAATCAGCCTCCAAGTACCAGCAAATCGACTGAACTGATCGATTGTTCAAGTGATCAACCtccaataagaaaatcaaccgaGGTTGAGAGAAGGAATGCTGATCTTGAAGCACGTTTTGGCGTAACTGAAACAACAGCTGCTGCAACAATGATGGAGGTTATAAGAGAAAATGATGCTAATGCTCCTAGTAAGGAAAAGCCATCACAAGCCAAAGAACCGACAACTCGCTCTTCAAGCATTTCTCGTAACTCAGATTGCAGTGGTGGAGCTAGTGTTCGCTCTTTCGCATTTCCAAT AGTGACAGGCGATGCAAATAAAAGTGGTTCATTGAAAGTCAGAAGTGAAAAGCGAAAGCAACAGTCACAGTCTCCTAAAGTATCCTCAGAGCCAAATCAAGAGTTACAACCACAAACCCCAAAGCCTGAGGACGCTAATAAatctccaaaaccaaaaccgagCGGGAATGCTTCTCAGCGTAAATGGTTATCTTGCTTTTCTTGTTGCCAATTCTGTTCTTGA